A genomic window from Anaeromusa acidaminophila DSM 3853 includes:
- a CDS encoding LacI family DNA-binding transcriptional regulator codes for MIEKEKTNEKVRANVTIADVALRAGCSKTTISRYLNGKFEFMSAELKDRIAAVIEELNYRPNNLARSLKSSRSRLIGVIMADISNPFSSILVKGIGDACAAAGYHVMIANMDNDPVREKEYILSMLDQQVDGLILNTTCNNNEFLQEMADRRVPMVLVDRAIEPVIFDIVKTNDFQATLDLLTYVTEQGFSKVGFFSQPVGNVGPRLIRRKAYRQMCDGIWKQAPQEYAVEISQPEAVKEQVLDFLQRNGEETKFIFTANGVAMLSLLHVIKELGLRIPEDVGIGGFDDWSWTSLVGPGITTIAQPSYDVGAKSVERLLLRIQRGGKAKPKIFELPNKLILRGSSKL; via the coding sequence ATGATCGAAAAAGAAAAGACAAATGAAAAAGTACGCGCAAATGTGACTATTGCCGATGTGGCGCTACGGGCTGGTTGTTCTAAAACAACCATTTCCAGATATTTGAACGGCAAGTTCGAATTTATGTCGGCGGAATTGAAGGATCGCATTGCGGCGGTGATTGAGGAACTGAATTATCGTCCCAACAATTTAGCGCGCAGCCTTAAATCCAGCCGCAGCCGTTTGATTGGCGTAATCATGGCGGATATCAGCAATCCTTTTTCTTCTATTTTGGTTAAGGGCATTGGCGATGCTTGTGCGGCGGCGGGCTACCATGTGATGATTGCAAACATGGATAATGATCCGGTGCGAGAAAAAGAATATATTTTGTCCATGCTGGATCAACAGGTGGATGGCTTAATTCTGAATACTACCTGTAATAACAATGAGTTTTTGCAGGAAATGGCGGATCGTCGGGTACCGATGGTTTTAGTGGACAGGGCGATTGAGCCGGTTATTTTTGATATTGTAAAAACGAATGACTTTCAGGCCACTTTGGATTTATTGACGTATGTAACAGAACAGGGCTTTAGTAAAGTGGGATTCTTCTCCCAGCCGGTAGGAAATGTCGGCCCGCGCTTAATTCGGCGTAAGGCGTACAGGCAAATGTGCGACGGGATTTGGAAACAAGCTCCGCAGGAATATGCCGTCGAAATTTCACAGCCCGAAGCGGTAAAGGAACAGGTTCTTGATTTTCTACAGCGTAATGGCGAAGAGACAAAGTTTATTTTTACTGCCAATGGCGTGGCTATGCTTAGTTTGCTGCACGTCATAAAAGAATTGGGACTACGAATTCCGGAAGATGTTGGCATTGGAGGCTTTGACGATTGGTCTTGGACCAGTTTGGTGGGGCCTGGCATTACGACAATTGCCCAGCCTTCGTACGATGTGGGCGCGAAAAGTGTGGAACGGCTGCTTTTGCGCATTCAGCGCGGCGGCAAGGCCAAACCGAAAATTTTTGAATTGCCGAATAAGCTTATCTTGCGGGGGTCTTCAAAGCTGTAA
- the kduI gene encoding 5-dehydro-4-deoxy-D-glucuronate isomerase produces MEVRYSGHPEDVKRYTTEELRKEFLIQDLFQVNVCKMVYSHVDRMITGGVVPVAPQKLEAGKGLGVDYFLERRELGVINIGGAGKVTVDGTEYALQFTDGLYVGMGAKDVVFSSDDAKNPAKFYFTSSPAHKTYPTVKIERKDIVPNHLGALTNSNDRNIYKYIHPQGVQSCQLVMGMTALEPGNMWNSMPCHTHERRMEVYLYFQVPEDAVVFHFMGQPTETRHVVMHNEEAIISPSWSIHSGVATHNYTFIWAMAGENQTFDDMDGVAMQDIR; encoded by the coding sequence ATGGAAGTACGTTATAGCGGTCATCCAGAGGATGTGAAACGGTACACAACGGAAGAATTGCGGAAAGAGTTCTTGATTCAGGACTTGTTTCAAGTGAATGTCTGCAAAATGGTCTACAGTCATGTAGATCGTATGATTACCGGAGGGGTTGTGCCTGTGGCACCTCAGAAATTAGAGGCAGGGAAAGGCTTGGGCGTGGATTATTTCCTGGAGCGTCGCGAATTAGGGGTTATCAACATTGGCGGCGCAGGAAAGGTCACTGTAGACGGAACCGAGTATGCTTTGCAGTTTACGGACGGTCTATATGTAGGCATGGGTGCTAAGGATGTAGTTTTTTCAAGCGACGATGCAAAAAATCCCGCCAAATTTTATTTTACCAGCAGCCCAGCGCATAAAACGTATCCGACTGTAAAAATTGAGCGCAAAGACATTGTTCCCAATCATTTAGGTGCATTAACGAACTCCAATGATCGCAATATTTACAAGTACATTCATCCCCAAGGAGTGCAAAGCTGTCAATTGGTTATGGGCATGACGGCATTAGAACCGGGAAATATGTGGAACAGCATGCCTTGTCATACTCATGAACGTCGTATGGAAGTGTATTTATACTTCCAGGTTCCGGAAGATGCCGTGGTTTTCCACTTTATGGGGCAGCCTACGGAAACACGTCATGTAGTGATGCATAATGAAGAAGCAATTATTTCGCCGAGCTGGTCCATTCATTCCGGAGTGGCCACTCATAATTACACCTTCATCTGGGCGATGGCTGGAGAAAACCAGACCTTTGACGACATGGACGGCGTAGCTATGCAGGATATCCGCTAA
- a CDS encoding sugar kinase, which translates to MSNILTVGEAMALFVSEKTGSLDVAERFLRFVAGAEVNFSIGMTRLGHTVTYLSQAGEDPFGRGIVHFLKENGVDTSLIRLLPGEFTGMQWKEKVAVGDPEVYSLRRGSAASKMDASLVQTVQWGKYNHMHLTGIPPALSAGCRELLGALLQEAKKQGLSISYDPNLRPGLWPDKTEMVRVINELSFQADIVFPGISEARQLTGQETPEAMAAFYHRQGVPKVVIKLGTKGAYASFNGETAFYTPAFPVAKVVDTVGAGDGFAVGVVSGLLEGLAPQDAVRRGAAIGALAVMSPGDNDGLPDRDGLASYMEKASRQLSAAAGD; encoded by the coding sequence ATGAGCAATATTTTGACCGTTGGCGAGGCTATGGCCTTGTTTGTATCAGAAAAAACAGGCTCGCTGGATGTGGCGGAACGGTTTCTCCGTTTTGTTGCCGGCGCGGAAGTCAATTTTTCCATTGGCATGACGCGGCTGGGACATACGGTAACGTACTTGAGCCAGGCAGGGGAGGACCCTTTTGGCCGCGGTATTGTGCACTTTTTGAAAGAAAACGGTGTAGACACCAGTTTAATTCGGCTGCTTCCCGGTGAATTTACCGGTATGCAGTGGAAGGAAAAAGTGGCCGTTGGCGATCCGGAGGTGTATTCGTTGCGGCGCGGTTCGGCCGCCTCGAAGATGGATGCATCCTTAGTGCAGACAGTGCAGTGGGGAAAATACAACCACATGCATTTAACCGGTATTCCTCCGGCGTTGTCCGCAGGTTGTCGCGAACTGCTGGGCGCTCTTTTGCAAGAGGCTAAGAAGCAAGGCCTTTCCATTTCCTATGATCCGAATCTGCGGCCTGGGTTGTGGCCGGATAAGACGGAGATGGTGCGGGTTATTAACGAACTTTCTTTCCAGGCGGATATCGTTTTCCCCGGAATTTCGGAAGCGCGGCAATTGACCGGTCAAGAGACGCCCGAAGCCATGGCGGCGTTTTATCATCGCCAAGGAGTGCCTAAGGTAGTCATTAAATTGGGCACTAAAGGAGCGTATGCCAGCTTTAACGGGGAAACGGCGTTTTATACGCCCGCATTCCCGGTGGCGAAGGTAGTGGATACGGTTGGCGCCGGAGACGGTTTTGCCGTAGGCGTTGTTAGCGGCTTGTTGGAAGGCTTAGCTCCGCAGGATGCAGTGCGGCGCGGCGCAGCCATCGGCGCGTTGGCAGTCATGTCGCCTGGCGATAATGACGGTTTGCCGGATCGAGACGGCCTTGCATCCTATATGGAAAAAGCGTCAAGACAATTATCCGCCGCTGCCGGTGATTGA
- a CDS encoding cation-translocating P-type ATPase, with protein MRDAWNEVEGYGLTTAEAANRLATEGSNELPAERERTLGAIAFEVVKQPMFLMLLGGGLIYLCLGDSREAMLLLGFVALVMGITLHQERRTEQALGRLRDLSSPRALVLRDGQAVRIAGREVVRGDVVLLTEGDRVPADGKLLAATHLLIDESLLTGEAVPVDKKPWTEADGAPCAGEEQRSCAYAGTLVIQGRGALEILATGGRSEMGRIGQSLQEVTVSKTPLELEVSRLVVVLSFVGISLCLVMVLAFGFFWDEWLRGILAGITLAMAMLPEEFPVVMTVFLAFGAWRMSKRQVLARRMAAIETLGSASVLCVDKTGTLTQNRMSVQAVYAAGEVVTLRDETQPLPEAVHEAVEYGVLASRLDPVDPMELAFRRLGEKWLPATEHWHENWELCREYPLAAEFLAVTQVWLDDAGRKVVACKGAPEAVLAACSLTEDERQEIQAAAERMADDGMRLLAIANALWEEKELPELAKNFTLTFVGLVGLHDPLRSGVPEAVAQCRQAGVRVIMMTGDYAGTAKNIALQAGLAKNPEVLNGAQVAAMNEAELMAAVQRTQVFARLVPAQKLRLVRALQSQGEVVAMTGDGVNDAPALKAAHIGVAMGGRGTDVAREAASLVLLDDNFTSIVGAVAMGRRIFDNLCKAMTYILAIHVPIAGLSLAPLFLEGTSVLFPAHVAFLEMIIDPACAIVFEAEASEENVMQRPPRATEASLLNRDMLGSGLLQGAGVLLSLLGLFQVVLWLGRAVEEARTLTFVALVFCNLALIFSNRSLQGRLLETHGKNNTLGWMVAGTLLLLGIVLFTPALQELFHFVPIHASDLLLCLFAGVISVGFSGLLRRWWSWRQRPCETKL; from the coding sequence ATGCGAGACGCCTGGAATGAAGTAGAAGGATACGGTTTGACGACGGCGGAAGCGGCAAATCGTTTGGCTACAGAAGGGTCTAACGAATTGCCGGCGGAGCGCGAGAGGACCTTGGGAGCGATTGCTTTTGAAGTAGTTAAGCAGCCAATGTTCTTAATGCTTTTGGGCGGCGGCTTGATTTACCTGTGCCTGGGCGATTCGCGAGAGGCCATGCTATTGTTAGGATTTGTGGCGTTGGTTATGGGGATTACGCTGCATCAAGAGCGGCGGACGGAACAAGCGTTGGGACGTCTGCGGGACCTTTCAAGTCCTCGTGCGCTGGTGCTGCGCGACGGGCAGGCTGTGCGCATTGCCGGGCGAGAAGTGGTGCGCGGCGATGTAGTACTTTTGACCGAAGGAGATCGCGTGCCGGCTGACGGCAAACTGCTGGCGGCGACGCATTTGCTTATCGATGAAAGCCTGCTTACCGGGGAAGCCGTGCCGGTCGATAAGAAGCCTTGGACGGAGGCGGATGGAGCTCCTTGCGCGGGCGAAGAGCAGCGGTCTTGCGCTTATGCGGGAACCCTGGTTATTCAGGGGCGCGGCGCTCTGGAGATTTTGGCGACAGGCGGGCGCTCTGAGATGGGGCGCATTGGTCAATCCCTGCAAGAGGTAACGGTGTCTAAAACGCCATTGGAGCTGGAAGTATCGAGGCTTGTAGTAGTGCTTAGCTTTGTCGGGATTTCTCTATGTCTGGTCATGGTGCTGGCTTTTGGTTTTTTCTGGGATGAATGGCTGCGGGGCATTTTAGCTGGCATTACTTTGGCCATGGCCATGTTGCCGGAGGAATTTCCCGTAGTAATGACGGTGTTTTTGGCTTTTGGCGCATGGCGCATGTCGAAACGGCAAGTTTTGGCCAGAAGGATGGCTGCAATCGAAACGCTGGGTTCTGCCAGCGTTCTTTGCGTGGACAAAACAGGCACGCTAACGCAAAATCGCATGTCTGTACAAGCGGTGTATGCGGCAGGAGAGGTAGTTACGCTGCGAGATGAAACGCAGCCGCTGCCGGAAGCGGTACACGAAGCTGTAGAATACGGCGTTTTGGCAAGCCGGCTGGATCCGGTGGACCCTATGGAACTAGCGTTTCGCCGTTTGGGAGAGAAGTGGCTGCCAGCAACAGAACATTGGCACGAAAACTGGGAGCTTTGCCGGGAGTATCCTTTGGCGGCGGAGTTTTTGGCGGTGACGCAGGTTTGGCTGGATGATGCCGGACGGAAAGTAGTGGCCTGTAAGGGCGCTCCCGAAGCGGTGCTGGCGGCGTGCTCGCTGACGGAAGACGAGCGTCAAGAGATTCAGGCGGCGGCGGAGCGCATGGCTGATGACGGCATGCGCCTGCTGGCGATAGCGAACGCTCTTTGGGAGGAGAAAGAACTGCCGGAACTGGCAAAAAACTTTACTTTGACGTTTGTGGGACTGGTGGGCTTACATGATCCTCTTCGCTCAGGCGTGCCGGAGGCGGTGGCGCAGTGCCGCCAGGCGGGGGTGAGGGTCATTATGATGACAGGCGATTATGCGGGAACTGCCAAGAACATTGCTCTTCAGGCAGGGCTGGCGAAGAATCCGGAGGTGCTTAACGGCGCGCAAGTAGCTGCTATGAATGAAGCGGAACTAATGGCGGCGGTGCAGCGAACGCAGGTCTTTGCACGCTTAGTTCCGGCGCAAAAGCTACGACTGGTTCGGGCGCTGCAGTCTCAGGGCGAAGTGGTGGCGATGACCGGCGACGGCGTGAATGACGCGCCGGCCCTAAAAGCGGCTCATATCGGCGTAGCCATGGGAGGTAGGGGAACGGACGTGGCGAGAGAGGCCGCCTCGCTGGTTTTGCTGGATGATAATTTTACGTCCATTGTGGGCGCTGTGGCCATGGGGCGTCGCATTTTCGACAATTTATGCAAAGCCATGACTTATATTTTGGCTATTCATGTGCCTATTGCAGGCTTGTCTTTGGCCCCGCTGTTTTTGGAAGGGACTTCGGTGCTCTTTCCGGCGCATGTGGCTTTTTTGGAAATGATTATTGACCCGGCTTGCGCCATCGTTTTTGAGGCGGAAGCGTCAGAGGAAAATGTGATGCAGCGACCGCCTCGGGCGACGGAGGCATCTTTGCTCAATCGGGATATGTTGGGAAGCGGGCTGCTGCAGGGGGCGGGGGTGCTCCTTTCGTTGCTAGGGCTTTTTCAGGTGGTTTTGTGGTTGGGACGCGCTGTAGAAGAGGCTCGGACGTTGACGTTTGTGGCATTGGTATTTTGCAATTTAGCCTTGATTTTCAGCAATCGCTCTTTGCAAGGGCGGCTGTTGGAAACACATGGGAAGAACAACACGTTAGGATGGATGGTGGCCGGTACGCTGTTGTTGTTGGGGATAGTCCTGTTTACGCCCGCGTTGCAGGAACTGTTTCATTTTGTACCGATCCATGCCAGCGATTTGTTGCTTTGCCTATTTGCTGGCGTGATTAGTGTTGGCTTTTCCGGATTGTTACGCCGCTGGTGGAGTTGGAGGCAGAGGCCCTGCGAAACGAAGCTGTAG
- a CDS encoding IclR family transcriptional regulator yields the protein MATSGGSLSVQSLHRALTILETVGNHPTPITLRQLTEKTELPKPTVYRLLRNLEDRKYVSCDSNGHYRLGTQFLTLSRWAERDFEIKQLARKHLEYLNELSKETVHLAILDQQRVLYIDTVESPHALRLVAKLGSTNSVHCTALGKALLIHYPDVKIKEILEKHGMERRTAYTLTTPESYLQEMAQVRRCGYALDDRESELDGRCIGAPIFDQNGHAVAAISISGLSTRFSREHIENNIVAPLLERTALLSKILGHT from the coding sequence ATGGCAACAAGCGGCGGAAGCTTATCCGTTCAATCCCTGCACCGCGCCTTAACAATATTAGAAACCGTCGGCAATCATCCCACGCCGATTACGTTGCGCCAACTGACGGAGAAAACCGAACTCCCCAAGCCCACTGTCTATCGATTGCTGCGTAATCTGGAGGACCGCAAATACGTCTCCTGCGACAGCAACGGCCATTACCGCCTAGGAACGCAATTCCTCACACTCAGTCGCTGGGCGGAGCGCGACTTTGAAATCAAACAGCTCGCCCGTAAGCATTTGGAATATCTGAACGAGTTAAGCAAGGAAACCGTACATCTTGCTATTTTAGATCAACAACGGGTGCTGTATATCGACACAGTAGAAAGTCCTCATGCTTTGCGTCTGGTAGCCAAACTAGGCTCTACCAATTCTGTTCACTGCACGGCGCTAGGCAAAGCGCTGCTCATTCATTATCCGGATGTAAAAATCAAAGAGATTTTAGAAAAGCACGGTATGGAACGACGCACGGCTTACACTTTAACAACGCCGGAGTCCTATTTGCAAGAAATGGCTCAAGTACGTCGCTGCGGCTACGCTCTGGACGATCGGGAAAGCGAACTAGACGGGCGCTGCATCGGCGCGCCGATTTTCGACCAAAATGGTCATGCCGTGGCCGCCATCAGTATTTCCGGCTTATCCACCCGTTTTTCGCGAGAACATATTGAAAATAACATTGTCGCCCCCTTACTGGAGCGCACGGCTCTCTTATCCAAAATCCTGGGTCATACCTGA
- the kdgT gene encoding 2-keto-3-deoxygluconate transporter has product MKIKQAVDRIPGGLMLVPLFLGALCHTFFPGAGKYFGSFTNGLITGTVPILAVWFFCMGAGIDVRATGTVLRKSGTLVLTKIAVAWVVAMIAVNMLPVEGITKGFFAGLSTLALVAAMDMTNGGLYAALMKQYGSDDEAGAFVLMSIESGPLVSMIILGSSGAASFEPQLFVGAVLPFLIGFVLGNLDTELREFFGQATQTMIPFFAFALGNTIDLFVIGKTGFLGIGLGVVVIIITGIPLILADKFIGGGNGTAGIAASSTAGAAVSNPVIIATMKPEFAAIAPAATALVATSVIVTSVLVPMLTAWWSKRSASGGEGNGSLAKGA; this is encoded by the coding sequence ATGAAAATCAAACAAGCGGTTGATCGAATTCCTGGTGGTTTAATGCTGGTTCCTTTGTTCCTGGGGGCGTTGTGCCATACCTTCTTTCCGGGAGCCGGAAAGTACTTTGGCTCTTTTACTAACGGTTTAATTACGGGTACGGTGCCGATTTTGGCCGTTTGGTTCTTTTGCATGGGCGCTGGCATTGATGTGCGTGCGACCGGTACGGTGCTGCGTAAATCGGGCACCTTGGTTTTGACAAAAATTGCTGTAGCCTGGGTTGTAGCGATGATAGCCGTGAACATGCTGCCGGTAGAAGGCATTACGAAAGGCTTCTTTGCAGGACTTTCCACTTTGGCGCTTGTAGCGGCCATGGATATGACCAATGGCGGATTGTATGCAGCATTGATGAAGCAGTATGGCAGCGATGATGAAGCAGGCGCTTTCGTGCTGATGTCCATCGAATCGGGGCCGTTGGTTTCGATGATTATTCTGGGCAGTTCGGGTGCGGCCAGCTTTGAACCACAGTTGTTTGTTGGTGCTGTGCTGCCCTTCTTGATTGGCTTTGTATTGGGCAATTTGGATACGGAACTGCGTGAATTCTTTGGTCAGGCGACCCAGACGATGATTCCTTTCTTCGCATTTGCCTTGGGGAACACGATTGATTTGTTTGTTATCGGCAAGACCGGCTTCTTGGGTATCGGCCTTGGCGTAGTGGTTATTATCATTACCGGTATTCCGCTCATTCTGGCGGACAAATTTATTGGCGGCGGCAACGGCACAGCTGGGATTGCCGCATCCAGTACTGCTGGAGCGGCTGTGTCCAATCCAGTGATTATTGCTACGATGAAACCGGAATTTGCAGCTATTGCTCCGGCGGCAACGGCGCTGGTGGCAACTTCGGTTATTGTCACTTCTGTGTTGGTGCCGATGTTAACGGCTTGGTGGAGCAAGCGTTCCGCTTCCGGCGGCGAGGGTAACGGCTCTTTGGCTAAAGGAGCTTAA
- a CDS encoding sugar phosphate isomerase/epimerase family protein, with product MSRKLVVNLLVYADLVKEGAKQAELLPRVAKAQAQAAEVRREWIQDLSAELPELAQGAKENGLELFYSIPLPLFAAGRLDETLLRNVYAEARQMGATRVKFAVGDFAAANKEEMKTLTVLVKENEDILLTVEGDQSEANGRIEVLLGLLEACRACGASVYATYDVGNFVWVGQEPLYNAVKLAPFVRYIHLKDVAMTAAGPQVRELDDGSIDWRSALELLPQDVPVALEFPCAAPVDERVTAMLKKVKNLT from the coding sequence GTGTCAAGAAAACTGGTTGTTAACTTACTGGTTTATGCCGACTTGGTCAAAGAAGGCGCTAAACAGGCTGAACTGCTGCCGCGCGTTGCGAAAGCGCAGGCGCAGGCCGCCGAAGTTCGTCGTGAGTGGATTCAAGATCTGTCCGCAGAGCTGCCTGAACTGGCTCAAGGGGCTAAAGAAAACGGACTGGAATTATTTTATTCGATTCCGTTACCGCTTTTTGCAGCAGGACGTTTGGATGAAACGTTGCTGCGCAACGTCTACGCTGAAGCGCGGCAGATGGGGGCAACGCGGGTCAAGTTCGCCGTAGGAGATTTTGCAGCAGCAAACAAAGAAGAAATGAAAACATTAACCGTCTTGGTTAAAGAAAATGAAGATATTTTATTGACTGTAGAAGGAGATCAGTCCGAGGCTAATGGCCGTATCGAAGTACTGCTGGGCTTGCTGGAAGCTTGCCGAGCTTGCGGCGCATCGGTCTATGCGACTTATGATGTAGGGAATTTTGTTTGGGTGGGACAGGAGCCTTTGTATAATGCGGTTAAGCTGGCGCCGTTCGTTCGTTACATTCATTTGAAAGATGTGGCGATGACTGCGGCAGGTCCGCAAGTACGGGAATTGGATGACGGCAGCATTGATTGGAGAAGCGCCCTGGAATTGTTGCCTCAAGACGTACCTGTGGCCTTGGAGTTTCCTTGTGCAGCGCCTGTTGATGAGCGGGTAACGGCTATGCTCAAAAAAGTGAAAAATTTAACATAA
- the kduD gene encoding 2-dehydro-3-deoxy-D-gluconate 5-dehydrogenase KduD: protein MSMFDLQGKVAIVTGGVTGLGQGMAVGLAQAGADIVSVGIGDHSETESKVKALGRRFLGIDANLMSIEPIQGVVDKVVETFGKVDILVNNAGIIRRADAVDFTEKDWDDVMNINIKTVFFFSQAVAKQMIKQGHGGKIISVASMLSFQGGIRVPSYTASKSGVMGVTRLMANEWAKYNINVNAIAPGYMATANTAALRADEARNAEIVGRIPAGRWGTPEDLAGPVVFLASAASDYVSGYTVAVDGGWLAR from the coding sequence ATGAGTATGTTTGATTTGCAGGGAAAAGTAGCAATTGTTACCGGAGGGGTAACTGGTTTGGGACAAGGGATGGCTGTAGGTTTGGCGCAAGCCGGCGCAGATATCGTCAGCGTAGGCATTGGCGATCACAGTGAAACCGAAAGCAAGGTAAAAGCGTTGGGACGCCGTTTCTTAGGAATTGACGCTAACTTGATGAGCATTGAACCGATTCAGGGCGTTGTGGACAAAGTGGTAGAAACTTTCGGCAAAGTCGATATTTTGGTAAATAACGCCGGTATTATTCGTCGCGCTGACGCTGTGGATTTTACGGAAAAAGATTGGGACGACGTTATGAATATCAACATCAAAACCGTCTTCTTTTTCTCCCAGGCAGTGGCCAAGCAGATGATTAAACAAGGTCATGGCGGAAAAATCATCAGCGTTGCCTCGATGCTTTCCTTCCAAGGCGGCATCCGCGTTCCCTCTTATACGGCCAGCAAAAGCGGCGTCATGGGCGTAACTCGCTTGATGGCCAATGAATGGGCCAAGTACAATATCAATGTTAACGCCATCGCTCCCGGTTACATGGCTACGGCTAACACCGCAGCGCTGCGGGCGGACGAAGCGCGCAATGCGGAAATCGTCGGCCGTATCCCCGCAGGACGATGGGGCACGCCGGAAGATCTCGCCGGTCCGGTGGTATTCCTCGCTTCAGCAGCATCCGACTATGTAAGCGGCTATACCGTAGCGGTTGACGGTGGCTGGCTGGCACGGTAA
- a CDS encoding bifunctional 2-keto-4-hydroxyglutarate aldolase/2-keto-3-deoxy-6-phosphogluconate aldolase, whose protein sequence is MKKEEVLRRVTEGGLVAVVRAASGEEAKRITDACIAGGVVGIEITFTVPGAHHVVEELAKVYGNGEVVLGVGSVLDPETARIAILSGAQYVVTPSLNAETIRLCNRYRVPVMPGVSTLKDVVSALELGADIIKVFPGELFGPKIIKAFHGPVPQAQLMPTGGVTVENVGEWIHAGAVAVGAGGSLTGGAKTGDYEAITATAKRFLAAIREARG, encoded by the coding sequence ATGAAAAAAGAAGAGGTACTGCGTAGAGTAACCGAAGGCGGTTTGGTAGCAGTTGTGCGGGCGGCTAGCGGCGAAGAAGCCAAGCGCATTACCGACGCCTGCATTGCTGGCGGAGTGGTAGGGATTGAAATTACCTTCACCGTTCCTGGCGCACATCATGTGGTGGAAGAGTTGGCGAAAGTGTACGGTAACGGCGAAGTGGTGCTGGGCGTGGGCAGCGTGCTGGACCCGGAAACAGCTCGCATTGCCATTCTTAGCGGCGCTCAATATGTAGTAACGCCAAGTCTGAATGCGGAAACCATACGCTTGTGTAACCGTTATCGCGTGCCTGTCATGCCTGGCGTGTCTACCTTGAAGGATGTTGTTAGCGCTTTGGAACTGGGCGCTGATATTATCAAGGTTTTCCCGGGCGAACTCTTTGGGCCTAAGATCATTAAAGCCTTTCACGGACCGGTGCCACAGGCGCAACTAATGCCTACGGGCGGCGTGACCGTAGAAAATGTCGGTGAATGGATTCACGCCGGAGCGGTGGCGGTTGGGGCTGGCGGCAGTCTGACCGGCGGCGCTAAAACCGGCGATTATGAAGCCATTACGGCGACAGCTAAAAGATTCCTGGCAGCCATCCGCGAAGCGCGGGGCTAA
- a CDS encoding zinc-ribbon domain containing protein, with product MEDKNLTCRDCGVEFVFTASEQEFYAQKGFTNEPGRCPECRAARKQQNNRGGFGGGARQQREMFDVTCASCGVETQVPFRPSNDRPVYCRDCFQKNNPRY from the coding sequence ATGGAAGACAAAAACCTGACTTGCCGCGATTGCGGCGTAGAGTTCGTATTCACCGCATCCGAGCAAGAATTTTATGCTCAAAAAGGCTTCACCAATGAGCCAGGCCGTTGCCCCGAATGCCGCGCTGCTCGCAAACAGCAGAACAACCGTGGTGGTTTCGGCGGCGGTGCTCGTCAACAGCGCGAAATGTTCGACGTAACTTGCGCGTCTTGTGGCGTAGAAACCCAAGTTCCTTTCCGTCCGAGCAATGACCGTCCGGTTTATTGCCGCGACTGCTTCCAGAAAAACAATCCCCGCTACTAA